DNA sequence from the Streptomyces sp. HUAS 15-9 genome:
GCCCAGCTGGTCGAAGACCTGCTCGGCGACGAACGGGTAGTTCGGCGCCTCCACGTAGCCCGCGCCCGCCAGGGCCCGGCCCACGCGGCGGTGCAGCCGCTGCCGGTGGGTCAGACCGCGGCCCGAGGGGAGCTTGGGCAGCGTCGAGGGCAGGTTCTCGTAGCCCTCGAGCCGGATGACCTCCTCCGCCAGATCGTTCGGCTCGGTGAGGTCGGGCCGCCAGGACGGGACGGTGACGGTCAGCTCGTCCTGCCCGTACACGTCGCAGCCGATCTCCTGGAGCCGCCGTACGACGCTCTCGCGACCGTACTCGACACCCGCGACCTTGTCCGGGTGGTCGGCCGGGGTGGTGATGGTGTGCGGTGCCTTGGGCGCGCTCACCTCGGTGACACCCGCGTCCGCCGTACCGCCCGCGAGCAGCACCAGCAGGTCGACGGTGCGCTGGGCGGCCGCGGCGGCGGCCTGCGGGTCGACGCCGCGCTCGAAGCGCCGGGAGGCCTCGGAGGACAGCTTGTGGCGGCGGGCCGTGCGGGCGATGGCGATCTGGTCGAAGTGGGCGGCCTCGATCACGACCTCGGTGGTCGCGTTCTCCAGGTCGATGGGGGTCCCCCCTGCTCGAGCGGAGTCGAGAGCTTGGGGGAGGTCGGCGATCTCGGTGTTGGCGCCGCCCATGACACCGGCCAGGCCGATGGGGCCGCGCTCGTCGGTGATGACCAGGTCCTCGGCGTGCAGCTTGCGCTCGACGCCGTCGAGGGTGACGAGCTTCTCGCCCTCCTCCGCCCGGCGCACGCCGATGGTGCCCTGGACCAGTTTGCGGTCGTAGGCGTGCAGGGGCTGGCCGAGCTCCATCATCACGTAGTTGGTGATGTCGACGGCGAGCGAGATCGGGCGCATGCCGACCTTCTGCAGACGGCGCTGCAGCCAGATCGGGGAGCGCGCCTCCGGGTCCAGGCCGGTGACGGTGCGCGCGGTGAAGCGGTCGCAGCCGGTGGGGTCGGAGACCTGGACCGGGTAGCCGAAGGCGTTCGGTGCGGGCACGTCGATGAGCGCCGGGTCGCGCAGCGGCCGGCCATAGGCGATGGCGGCCTCACGGGCGACGCCGCGGATCGACAGGCAGTCGCCGCGGTTGGCGGTGACGGCGATGTCGAGGACCTCGTCGACCAGCTCCAGGAGCTCGATGGCGTCCTTGCCGACCTCGGTCTCCGGCGGCAGCACGATGATGCCGTGGGTGCCGTCGTCGCCCATGCCCAGCTCGCCGGTGGAGCAGATCATGCCGTGGGACGTCTTGCCGTACGTCTTGCGCGCAGAGATCGCGAAGCCACCGGGCAGCACGGCGCCGGGGAGCACCACGACGACCTTGTCGCCGACCTGGAAGTTACGGGCGCCGCAGATGAGCTCCTGGGGCTCGCCGGTGCCGTTGGCCCGGCCGACGTCGACGGTGCAGAAGCGGATCGGCTTCTTGAACTCCGTCAGCTCCTCGATGGTGAGCACCTGGCCCACGACCAGCGGACCCTTGAGGTCGGCACCCAGGTGCTCGACGGTCTCCACCTCGAGACCTGCCGAAATGAGCTTGGCCTGGACGTCGCGTCCGGTCTCAGTCGCCGGCAGGTCGACGTACTCCCGCAGCCAAGAAAGCGGGACCCGCATCAGATCTCCATCCCGAACGGCCGGGTGAACCGGACGTCACCCTCGACCATGTCTCGCATGTCTTCGACGTTGTGGCGGAACATCAGCATCCGCTCGATGCCGAACCCGAAGGCGAATCCGCTGTACTTCTCCGGGTCGACGCCGCAGGCGGTCAGCACCTTCGGGTTGACCATGCCGCAGCCGCCCAGCTCGATCCAGCCCTCGCTGGAGCAGGTGCGGCAGGGGCGGTCGGGGTTGCCGACGGACTCGCCCTTGCAGACGTAGCAGAGCATGTCCATCTCGGCGCTCGGCTCGGTGAAGGGGAAGAAGTTCGGCCTGAGCCGGGTCTTCATGCCCTCGCCGAACAGGGACTGGACCATGTGGTCCAGGGTGCCCTTGAGGTCGGCCATGGTCAGGCCCTCGTCGACGGCGAGCAGCTCGACCTGGTGGAAGACGGGCGTGTGCGTGGCGTCCAGCTCGTCGGTGCGGTAGACGCGGCCGGGGCAGATCACGTACACCGGCAGCTCGCGGTCGAGCAGGGAGCGGATCTGCACGGGCGAGGTGTGGGTGCGCAGCACGACGCCGGACTCGGTGCCGCCGTCCTGGCCCTGCACGAAGAACGTGTCGGCCTCGCCGCGGGCCGGGTGGTCCGGGCCGATGTTGAGCGCGTCGAAGTTGAACCACTCGGCCTCGACCTGCGGGCCCTCGGCGACCTCGTAGCCCATGGCCACGAAGATGTCCTCGATGCGCTCGGAGAGCGTGGTCAGCGGGTGGCGGGCGCCGGCCGGTACGCGGTCGTACGGCAGCGTGACGTCCACCGCCTCCTC
Encoded proteins:
- a CDS encoding phenylalanine--tRNA ligase subunit beta; the encoded protein is MRVPLSWLREYVDLPATETGRDVQAKLISAGLEVETVEHLGADLKGPLVVGQVLTIEELTEFKKPIRFCTVDVGRANGTGEPQELICGARNFQVGDKVVVVLPGAVLPGGFAISARKTYGKTSHGMICSTGELGMGDDGTHGIIVLPPETEVGKDAIELLELVDEVLDIAVTANRGDCLSIRGVAREAAIAYGRPLRDPALIDVPAPNAFGYPVQVSDPTGCDRFTARTVTGLDPEARSPIWLQRRLQKVGMRPISLAVDITNYVMMELGQPLHAYDRKLVQGTIGVRRAEEGEKLVTLDGVERKLHAEDLVITDERGPIGLAGVMGGANTEIADLPQALDSARAGGTPIDLENATTEVVIEAAHFDQIAIARTARRHKLSSEASRRFERGVDPQAAAAAAQRTVDLLVLLAGGTADAGVTEVSAPKAPHTITTPADHPDKVAGVEYGRESVVRRLQEIGCDVYGQDELTVTVPSWRPDLTEPNDLAEEVIRLEGYENLPSTLPKLPSGRGLTHRQRLHRRVGRALAGAGYVEAPNYPFVAEQVFDQLGLDADDPARRVVKLTNPLNDEEPALRTSLLPGLLGALRRNDGRGTHDLALFETGLVFHPAAEQKAAANLPVDRRPTDEELAELNAALPEQPRHVAVVLAGAREQAGWWGKGRPADWADAVEAARTVAREAGAELVVRKGQYGPWHPGRTAELVVVAEGTERVVGHAGELHPRVIKALGLPDRTSAMELDLDALEQVGDGAPQAPSISTFPVATQDVALVVDKSVPHADVESALREGAGELLEAIRLFDVYESAEQLGEDKKSLAYALRFRAADRTLTVDEASTARDAAVALAAERTGAALRS
- the pheS gene encoding phenylalanine--tRNA ligase subunit alpha — protein: MSAPNKSYDPVEVEALKPEEIERMRDEALAAFAAAHSLDALQEAKVAHSGGTSPLALANREIGALPPHAKAAVGKLVGQARGAVNKGLATRQAELEAERDARVLVEEAVDVTLPYDRVPAGARHPLTTLSERIEDIFVAMGYEVAEGPQVEAEWFNFDALNIGPDHPARGEADTFFVQGQDGGTESGVVLRTHTSPVQIRSLLDRELPVYVICPGRVYRTDELDATHTPVFHQVELLAVDEGLTMADLKGTLDHMVQSLFGEGMKTRLRPNFFPFTEPSAEMDMLCYVCKGESVGNPDRPCRTCSSEGWIELGGCGMVNPKVLTACGVDPEKYSGFAFGFGIERMLMFRHNVEDMRDMVEGDVRFTRPFGMEI